A region from the Manihot esculenta cultivar AM560-2 chromosome 13, M.esculenta_v8, whole genome shotgun sequence genome encodes:
- the LOC110630450 gene encoding cytochrome b561 and DOMON domain-containing protein At3g07570 yields the protein MKACSISMEFFFFFTIISSLSILVNSQTDSCSANLNLNRQLPFDISALHCASVWNSHNYILRYVQTSQSLWSFVLSAPEANSYVGIGFSNSGSMVGSSAIVGWISPTDGTAVIKQYFLQERTPTQVLPDSGNLNITYSMITSQSSRLYLAFQLSTDQPSSRLIYSLGPIGTLPSAPGYQLTEHRDKVSTVLNYVTGETANENPHRGLRKSHGVLNMIGWGIMMIIGAIVARYCKQWDPIWFYLHIGIQSLGFLLGIAGIICGFLLEDRLSVDVSTHKGLGIFILVLGSLQVMAFLARPDKLSKARKYWNWYHYSVGRTLMVFAIANVFYGIHLGNEGSGWNAGYGIVLGILFVIALILEIRVWMSK from the exons ATGAAGGCTTGTTCCATTTCCATggagttcttcttcttcttcaccatTATCTCTTCTTTATCAATCCTGGTAAACTCACAGACTGATTCTTGCAGCGCGAATTTGAACCTCAATCGACAGCTTCCCTTCGATATATCAGCTCTCCATTGCGCCTCTGTGTGGAATTCTCACAATTACATCCTTCGA TACGTGCAAACATCTCAGAGTCTGTGGAGCTTCGTCCTCTCAGCACCAGAAGCAAATTCTTACGTGGGGATAGGATTCTCAAACAGCGGTTCAATGGTCGGATCGAGCGCAATCGTCGGTTGGATATCGCCGACGGATGGTACAGCGGTGATCAAACAGTACTTTTTACAAGAGCGAACTCCAACTCAAGTATTACCCGACTCAGGCAACCTGAATATTACATATTCCATGATCACATCTCAATCGTCACGTTTGTACTTAGCTTTCCAGTTAAGCACCGATCAGCCGTCTTCCCGGTTGATTTACTCCCTCGGACCTATTGGTACGCTGCCGTCGGCGCCGGGTTACCAGTTGACGGAGCACCGGGATAAGGTTTCCACGGTTTTGAATTACGTTACAG GTGAGACGGCCAACGAGAATCCTCATAGAGGACTAAGAAAGAGCCATGGAGTACTGAACATGATTGGCTGGGGAATTATGATGATAATAGGAGCAATAGTTGCTCGATACTGCAAGCAATGGGATCCTATTTGGTTCTATCTTCACATTGGCATTCAATCCTTGGGATTTCTTCTGGGCATAGCAGGAATCATTTGTGGATTTCTCCTTGAAGATCGTCTCAGTGTTGATGTTTCTACTCATAAAGGCCTTGGGATTTTCATTCTTGTTCTCGGATCCCTCCAG GTGATGGCATTTTTGGCTCGACCAGACAAGTTATCAAAGGCACGAAAGTACTGGAATTGGTATCATTATAGTGTGGGGAGGACATTGATGGTGTTTGCAATAGCAAATGTGTTCTACGGAATTCATCTAGGAAATGAGGGAAGTGGATGGAATGCTGGCTATGGGATTGTTCTTGGTATATTGTTTGTAATTGCTTTGATTTTAGAAATAAGGGTGTGGATGTCcaaataa
- the LOC110630449 gene encoding auxilin-related protein 2 produces the protein MDEFHGLLAGDFGVKPQGKSAPMAPSRNTNTNSNNFSSVNYGLGSGASSHSRSSYSSNKSAPVFDDYDHDHSPSDGLLFNDVFGGSPMYTESRGGGTGGGNKSSSSSAFDYDSIFKDQNAKYGSIPVFDKPVYDDDIFDGLPGLKSSSVGSQPAKFDDMFASIGTASSPNRRAQNNSSPFDDLLGNLGKKGTESRRETAKADKDSVAFDDLLPGFGRSSTPSIPRSTSESSRSQKQSADSTRTASSMMEDPFVVLESASTPAASSSGLYVDPLEEISKFSTSGSTKFDNSSVNTGMFDDMDSFDNLGRRGKDGSPLRTGPSMGGTYSAASKEPVDKYPVDEAESQSKKKMPNDDFQESHETLFDMPPVGQDVSSPSYVNTSSNEANSSRRSEDISESLDDVWLTVSEVPLFTQPTSAPPPSRPPRPRPPRISKSERGSFSSAYSRKKVNENSTTYPRAAGSSVASQIDELEDFAMGRTQSNFSEHADALYGEDVDANASSAVKEAMDKAEAKIRQMREREYLKAARSRETGQLDKDVQEAQQRELKERQERLERERQQREREEEEREQRRLEKEREREEKEREQRRLERESERAREIEREREKARQAVERATREARERAAAEARLKAERAAVEKAAAEARGRAERAAVQRAHAEARERAAAEARERAEKAAAEARERASAEARERAAVARAEADARQRAERAAVERAAAEARERAAAEARERAAAATRANQQRDDNDLESFFSSRASSAPRPRASSTDPFLDSQNKGGSEAARRTSVGATSSMKKASSTANLVDDLSSIFGATGTSGDFQEVEGETEERRRARLERHQRTQERAAKALAEKNQRDLQAQREQAERHRIAETLDVEIKRWAAGKEGNLRALLSTLQYVLWPECGWQPVSLTDLITAAAVKKVYRKATLCIHPDKVQQKGANLQQKYIAEKVFDLLKEAWNKFNSEELF, from the exons ATGGATGAGTTTCATGGTCTCTTGGCCGGGGACTTTGGCGTCAAACCCCAGGGTAAATCCGCCCCCATGGCTCCCTCCCGTAATACCAACACCAACAGTAACAATTTCTCCTCTGTCAATTACGGTCTCGGATCCGGTGCTTCTTCTCACTCCCGATCGTCTTACTCCTCAAACAAATCTGCTCCTGTTTTTGATGATTACGATCACGATCACAGCCCCAGTGATGGTCTCTTGTTCAACGATGTCTTTGGTGGCTCGCCTATGTATACGGAATCGCGTGGCGGCGGTACTGGTGGAGGAAAtaagtcttcttcttcttctgcatttGATTATGATTCCATTTTCAAGGACCAGAATGCGAAATACGGGTCTATTCCTGTTTTTGATAAGCCagtttatgatgatgatatttTCGATGGATTGCCAGGCCTCAAGAGTTCGTCGGTGGGTTCGCAACCGGCTAAGTTTGATGATATGTTTGCTTCGATCGGCACTGCTTCTTCCCCCAATCGTAGGGCGCAAAACAACAGCTCGCCATTTGATGATCTGTTGGGGAATTTAGGTAAAAAAGGGACTGAATCCAGGAGAGAGACTGCCAAAGCGGACAAGGATTCAGTTGCTTTTGATGATTTGCTTCCTGGTTTTGGTCGCAGTAGCACCCCTAGTATTCCCAg GTCAACTTCAGAGTCTAGTCGGTCCCAGAAACAATCTGCAGATTCGACCAGGACTGCCTCCAGTATGATGGAAGACCCTTTTGTAGTTTTAGAGTCAGCTTCAACCCCTGCAGCTTCATCGTCTGGGTTGTATGTAGACCCATTGGAAGAAATTAGTAAATTCAGTACCTCTGGAAGCACAAAGTTTGACAATTCATCTGTTAATACAGGAATGTTTGATGATATGGACTCCTTTGATAATCTTGGAAGGAGAGGAAAAGATGGGAGCCCGTTAAGAACTGGACCGAGCATGGGTGGCACTTATTCAGCTGCTAGTAAGGAGCCAGTTGACAAATATCCTGTGGATGAAGCTGAAAGCCAGTCAAAGAAGAAGATGCCCAATGATGATTTCCAGGAATCGCATGAAACCTTGTTTGATATGCCTCCTGTTGGTCAGGATGTCTCATCTCCTTCATATGTGAATACGAGTTCTAATGAGGCAAATTCATCTCGAAGATCTGAAGATATTTCTGAATCACTTGATGATGTGTGGCTTACTGTGTCTGAAGTTCCTCTTTTTACTCAACCCACAAGTGCTCCACCCCCTTCAAGACCCCCACGGCCTAGACCACCTCGGATTTCAAAGTCAGAGAGAGGTTCTTTTTCTTCAGCATACTCGAGAAAGAAGGTTAATGAAAATTCCACTACATACCCCCGTGCAGCAGGGAGCTCAGTGGCATCTCAAATAGATGAACTTGAAGATTTTGCAATGGGTAGAACCCAGAGCAATTTTAGTGAACATGCTGATGCTCTTTATGGAGAAGATGTTGATGCAAATGCATCTTCTGCTGTGAAGGAGGCCATGGATAAAGCAGAAGCCAAAATCAGGCAAATGAGAGAAAGGGAGTATCTTAAGGCTGCTAGAAGTAGAGAAACTGGTCAACTAGATAAAGATGTGCAAGAAGCTCAACAGAGAGAATTAAAAGAAAGGCAAGAAAGATTGGAACGTGAGAGGCAACAAAGGGAAAGGGAGGAGGAAGAGAGAGAACAGAGGAGACTTGAGAAAGAGAGGGAAAGagaggagaaagaaagagaacaGAGGAGGCTTGAGAGAGAGAGTGAGCGAGCAAGggagatagagagagaaaggGAAAAGGCCAGACAGGCAGTAGAGAGGGCTACCAGAGAGGCGCGAGAAAGAGCAGCTGCTGAAGCACGCCTAAAAGCTGAAAGAGCTGCTGTGGAAAAGGCAGCTGCTGAAGCTCGAGGGAGAGCAGAAAGGGCTGCAGTTCAGAGAGCACACGCTGAAGCCCGTGAAAGGGCAGCAGCAGAGGCGAGAGAAAGAGCAGAAAAGGCTGCTGCAGAAGCACGAGAAAGGGCAAGTGCTGAAGCAAGAGAGAGAGCTGCAGTTGCAAGGGCTGAAGCTGATGCTAGACAGAGGGCTGAACGAGCTGCTGTTGAAAGGGCTGCAGCGGAGGCTCGTGAAAGGGCTGCTGCAGAAGCTCGAGAAAGGGCAGCTGCTGCAACTAGAGCAAATCAACAGAGGGATGATAATGACCTTGAATCATTCTTCAGTTCTCGAGCAAGCAGTGCACCGAGGCCTAGGGCTAGCTCTACG GATCCTTTCCTTGACTCCCAGAATAAGGGAGGGTCTGAAGCTGCCAGAAGGACATCTGTTGGAGCTACATCTAGTATGAAGAAAGCATCTTCAACTGCAAACCTTGTCGATGATCTATCTTCAATTTTTGGAG CTACTGGAACATCTGGAGActtccaagaggttgaaggggAAACTGAAGAGAGGCGAAGAGCTAGGTTGGAACGTCATCAAAGGACTCAGGAGCGCGCG GCAAAAGCACTGGCTGAGAAGAACCAACGTGACCTTCAAGCTCAGAGGGAACAAGCAGAGAGACAT CGGATTGCTGAAACACTTGATGTTGAGATCAAGCGTTGGGCTGCAGGGAAAGAGGGGAATCTACGGGCTTTGCTGTCAACACTGCAATAT GTGCTATGGCCTGAATGCGGTTGGCAGCCTGTTTCGTTGACTGATTTGATTACTGCAGCTGCTGTTAAGAAAGTTTATAGGAAGGCAACTTTATGCATCCATCCTGATAAAGTCCAACAAAAAGGTGCCAATCTTCAACAAAAGTATATTGCTGAGAAGGTGTTTGACTTGCTGAAG GAAGCATGGAACAAGTTCAATTCTGAGGAGCTATTTTGA